A single genomic interval of Bacillus oleivorans harbors:
- a CDS encoding NADPH-dependent FMN reductase: MGIFDKLLGRTTKEEETHMEKLKIGIILGSTRQGRVSPQVGEWVKGIADKRGDADYEIVDIADYKLPFLGETDGSEPGIAAWNEKLASLDGFVFIVQEYNHSITGALKNALDFAREAWNNKAAGIVSYGSTGGARAAEHLRGILGELMVADVRTHPTLSLFTDFENGSVFKPQDLHLDNVNLMLDQVLAWSGALKTLR; the protein is encoded by the coding sequence ATGGGAATTTTCGACAAGCTATTAGGAAGAACAACTAAAGAGGAGGAAACGCATATGGAAAAATTAAAAATAGGTATTATTTTAGGATCTACCCGTCAAGGACGTGTTAGTCCACAAGTAGGAGAATGGGTAAAAGGAATTGCAGATAAACGTGGAGATGCTGACTACGAAATCGTAGATATTGCGGATTACAAATTACCATTCCTAGGTGAAACTGATGGTTCTGAACCAGGCATCGCAGCCTGGAATGAAAAATTAGCTAGCCTTGATGGGTTCGTATTCATCGTTCAAGAATACAATCATAGCATTACAGGTGCGCTTAAAAACGCTCTTGATTTTGCACGCGAAGCATGGAACAACAAAGCTGCTGGTATCGTAAGCTACGGTTCAACTGGTGGTGCTCGTGCAGCTGAACATCTTCGTGGAATTCTAGGTGAATTAATGGTTGCAGATGTTCGTACTCATCCAACTCTATCTCTATTCACTGATTTTGAAAACGGCTCAGTTTTCAAGCCACAAGATCTACACCTTGATAACGTAAACCTAATGCTAGACCAAGTTCTTGCATGGAGCGGTGCACTAAAAACTTTACGATAA
- a CDS encoding ABC transporter substrate-binding protein, whose translation MKKLGLTLFSILIVLVLAACGASEAGDNAGREEGSAKEPLKVTLPTWTGYGPLFLAQEKGFFEKHGIEVELSIIEGLAERKQALAGGQVDGMATALDVQVTMAAADVPMEVVWLLDDSYGGDGITVKNNIHSVEDLKGKQVAFEQGSTSHLLLLTALEEAGLTDQDVEMVQMSAGDAGAAFVAGQVDAAVTWEPWLSKASEADGKILVSTKDLPGIIVDTVGFRKSVVEERPEDIQAFVNAMADAMDYWKENEEESNQIMAEGLNIDVEEFTATVTGLKFMDAQANKNLFGTSKQQGDIYSSAQNASDFYLEQGLIEIAPSADEVLNSTFVEGL comes from the coding sequence ATGAAAAAATTAGGATTAACACTATTTTCTATATTAATAGTACTCGTATTAGCAGCGTGTGGAGCATCTGAAGCAGGTGACAATGCAGGCAGAGAAGAAGGCTCGGCAAAAGAACCTTTAAAAGTTACGCTTCCGACCTGGACAGGCTATGGACCGCTCTTTTTAGCTCAAGAAAAAGGGTTCTTTGAAAAGCATGGTATAGAAGTAGAACTTTCTATTATTGAAGGATTAGCTGAACGAAAGCAAGCTCTTGCTGGCGGACAAGTCGATGGAATGGCAACAGCATTAGATGTACAGGTTACAATGGCAGCGGCAGATGTACCCATGGAGGTAGTTTGGTTATTAGATGACTCCTATGGCGGGGATGGAATTACCGTTAAAAATAATATTCATTCAGTAGAAGATTTAAAAGGAAAACAGGTTGCATTTGAACAAGGATCTACAAGTCACCTTCTTCTGCTTACTGCTTTAGAAGAAGCTGGATTGACAGATCAAGATGTGGAAATGGTGCAAATGTCTGCTGGTGATGCAGGAGCAGCCTTTGTGGCTGGCCAGGTAGATGCAGCTGTAACTTGGGAGCCTTGGTTATCTAAAGCCTCTGAGGCAGATGGAAAAATTCTCGTTTCAACAAAGGATTTACCAGGAATTATTGTGGATACGGTTGGTTTTAGAAAGAGTGTAGTAGAAGAACGTCCGGAAGATATTCAAGCTTTTGTTAATGCAATGGCCGATGCGATGGATTACTGGAAGGAAAACGAAGAAGAATCTAATCAGATTATGGCTGAAGGGCTAAACATTGACGTAGAGGAATTTACGGCTACAGTAACAGGGCTTAAATTTATGGATGCACAAGCAAATAAAAATCTATTTGGAACAAGTAAGCAACAAGGTGATATTTATAGCTCAGCACAAAATGCAAGTGACTTCTATTTAGAACAAGGGCTAATTGAAATAGCCCCAAGTGCAGATGAGGTCTTGAACTCAACCTTTGTAGAAGGGCTATAG
- a CDS encoding spore coat protein, translated as MLQDKDIVSDYLAGLNASLTGYAGYISESNNPELRQVLIQLRNQDETRQRELYEFALQKGFYQPSAPASQQVIQQLKSQLMSGQ; from the coding sequence ATGTTACAAGATAAGGATATCGTTAGTGATTATTTAGCAGGATTAAATGCGAGCCTAACAGGGTATGCAGGCTATATTAGCGAATCAAATAATCCCGAGCTAAGGCAGGTTTTAATTCAATTAAGAAATCAAGATGAAACGCGCCAAAGAGAGCTATATGAATTCGCACTTCAAAAAGGATTCTATCAGCCATCTGCTCCTGCTTCACAACAGGTGATTCAGCAGCTAAAATCTCAACTAATGTCTGGACAATAA
- a CDS encoding ABC transporter ATP-binding protein → MTTKLVIDQVGKVFSTKSGDVVALNQTSFTVEEGEFVTILGPSGCGKSTILRVVAGLEEPTSGKVLMDGKEIKGPGPDRGMVFQTYSLYPWLTVEENIAFGLKLKGVSKKEQQEVARHYLNMIGLNGFEKHYPIQLSGGMKQRVAIARALANDPEILLMDEPFGALDAQTRSIMQEILLKVWEESKKTILFITHDVEESIFLGDSVYVMTARPGRLKANIKVPLPRPRDYQSKSGPEFAALKAELLELIREESLKSV, encoded by the coding sequence ATGACAACAAAGCTAGTAATCGATCAAGTCGGAAAAGTTTTTTCAACGAAAAGCGGAGATGTTGTCGCGCTGAACCAAACCTCCTTTACGGTTGAAGAAGGAGAATTTGTTACTATACTTGGCCCTTCTGGCTGCGGGAAGTCTACGATTTTACGGGTCGTTGCCGGGCTGGAAGAGCCTACTTCAGGTAAAGTGCTGATGGATGGGAAAGAGATTAAGGGGCCAGGTCCAGATCGGGGGATGGTGTTTCAAACTTATTCTTTGTATCCATGGCTAACAGTCGAAGAAAACATTGCATTTGGGCTGAAGTTAAAAGGAGTTTCGAAAAAAGAACAGCAGGAAGTTGCCCGTCACTATTTAAATATGATTGGTTTAAACGGATTTGAAAAACATTATCCGATACAGCTTTCAGGCGGGATGAAGCAAAGGGTTGCGATTGCAAGGGCTCTTGCGAATGATCCGGAAATTTTGCTGATGGATGAGCCATTTGGTGCCCTAGATGCCCAGACCCGCTCTATCATGCAAGAGATCCTTCTAAAAGTTTGGGAGGAATCGAAAAAAACGATTCTTTTTATCACCCATGATGTAGAAGAGTCCATTTTCTTAGGTGACTCGGTCTACGTAATGACAGCTAGGCCAGGGCGTCTAAAGGCAAACATCAAAGTCCCTCTCCCCCGCCCACGCGATTATCAAAGTAAGAGCGGTCCGGAATTTGCTGCATTAAAGGCCGAGCTGCTGGAGTTAATTCGCGAAGAAAGTTTGAAGTCGGTTTAA
- a CDS encoding arylamine N-acetyltransferase — protein sequence MRDYLKKLGIGTVKENSLEQIEELTRAHLHTFPFELISKYTLAGENIEKRIPTVAEFLERNTQLGWGGNCYVLNGRFIQLLDWLGYDVELVPVEKGHIAIWLSWKGEDYLVDAGYAGPFFEPIPIKTGNWVVETFYETSHFERSEDGGIVWTRVLDGGEPIVTKTLYLRKLTRAEFDFWLQRAYTDIPENRLFRKIEVTWYPNGERHQLMNTKYTVHKQNGEHFEKIFDNREEWIQLIEDKAGISRISTEKALRFLSERGVELF from the coding sequence TTGAGAGACTACTTGAAAAAGCTAGGAATTGGTACGGTAAAAGAAAATTCACTAGAACAAATAGAAGAATTAACAAGAGCACATTTACATACGTTTCCGTTCGAATTGATTAGCAAATATACACTGGCAGGTGAAAATATCGAAAAGAGGATCCCGACTGTTGCAGAGTTCTTAGAGAGAAATACCCAATTAGGCTGGGGTGGAAATTGTTATGTACTGAATGGCCGTTTTATTCAGCTCCTAGATTGGTTAGGGTACGACGTAGAACTTGTCCCGGTTGAAAAAGGACATATTGCGATTTGGCTCAGCTGGAAAGGTGAGGACTACCTAGTTGACGCTGGTTATGCTGGCCCCTTTTTTGAACCAATCCCGATTAAGACAGGGAACTGGGTAGTCGAAACCTTTTATGAAACCTCCCATTTTGAGCGGTCGGAGGATGGCGGTATTGTATGGACGCGTGTCCTGGATGGGGGAGAGCCAATCGTAACTAAAACGCTTTACCTTCGTAAACTGACTAGGGCAGAATTTGATTTTTGGCTGCAGCGGGCTTACACCGATATCCCAGAAAATCGTCTTTTCCGTAAAATTGAGGTTACCTGGTACCCGAATGGAGAACGGCATCAGTTGATGAATACAAAATATACTGTCCATAAGCAGAACGGAGAGCATTTCGAAAAAATTTTTGACAATAGAGAAGAATGGATTCAGTTGATTGAGGACAAGGCTGGGATATCAAGAATTTCAACAGAAAAAGCTTTGCGCTTTTTGAGTGAGCGCGGGGTGGAATTGTTCTAA
- the hisC gene encoding histidinol-phosphate transaminase, translated as MKIEQLVREVYPNLMPYTSKLADLPVEEIKKVLGKERVFKLSFNENPLGPSPKAIEAMQQAIRKLNLYPSSTGALVQQKIAEMEEVLPENIILSNGADEMITMVAQTYLDPGDEVIIPEVTFVQYFASAHLMGAKPVLAPMKEDLGIDLQAILDRITTKTKLICLCNPNNPTGAVIRKQELVSFFQQLPDHVIVVIDEAYHEYAGGPEYFSSIPFVKENYPVFVIRTFSKIYSMAAARLGYGIGPVPIVNAIHQVRSPFNVNSVAQAGAVASLKDQEHVEQALKINEAGKNLLYKAFEELGFTYIKSHGNFVYVNTGYNSGELFTQLAEQYGIIVRNLSGYGLTTSLRISVGTEDELQALIQALYLIFEK; from the coding sequence GTGAAGATTGAACAATTAGTGCGAGAGGTGTATCCCAATCTCATGCCTTATACATCAAAGCTGGCAGACCTCCCAGTGGAAGAGATAAAGAAAGTTTTGGGAAAAGAAAGAGTTTTTAAACTATCATTTAATGAAAATCCATTAGGACCTTCACCTAAAGCAATCGAAGCCATGCAACAGGCGATCCGAAAATTGAATCTATATCCGAGTTCAACCGGAGCTCTCGTTCAGCAAAAGATTGCCGAAATGGAAGAAGTGTTACCAGAAAACATCATTTTATCCAATGGAGCCGATGAAATGATCACAATGGTAGCTCAAACCTATCTCGATCCAGGGGATGAAGTGATTATCCCGGAAGTCACCTTTGTTCAATACTTTGCCTCTGCTCATTTGATGGGTGCAAAACCTGTGCTTGCCCCGATGAAAGAGGATTTAGGGATTGATTTGCAAGCGATTTTAGATCGAATCACAACCAAAACGAAGCTAATTTGCCTTTGTAATCCAAATAATCCAACCGGTGCAGTTATTCGAAAGCAGGAGCTTGTCTCCTTTTTCCAGCAGCTTCCGGATCATGTGATTGTGGTGATTGATGAGGCTTATCATGAGTATGCAGGCGGACCTGAGTACTTCTCTTCCATTCCGTTTGTGAAAGAAAATTATCCTGTGTTTGTGATAAGAACTTTCTCTAAAATCTATTCAATGGCGGCAGCTAGACTGGGTTACGGCATTGGTCCGGTGCCAATTGTGAATGCGATCCATCAGGTACGGTCCCCGTTTAATGTAAATAGTGTTGCCCAGGCTGGGGCAGTTGCTAGTTTAAAAGATCAAGAACATGTTGAACAGGCGCTTAAGATTAACGAAGCCGGTAAAAATCTTTTATACAAAGCATTTGAAGAACTTGGTTTTACCTATATAAAAAGTCACGGGAATTTTGTTTATGTTAATACAGGATATAACAGCGGCGAATTATTCACACAGCTTGCTGAACAATATGGAATTATTGTCCGCAATCTTTCTGGATATGGATTGACTACCTCCCTCCGAATATCTGTCGGTACAGAGGATGAACTGCAAGCATTAATCCAGGCTTTATATTTGATTTTTGAAAAGTAA
- a CDS encoding nucleobase:cation symporter-2 family protein, with protein MSRQPFKLVSLSIQHVLAMYAGAIIVPLIVGGALGMTIEQLTYLVSVDILMCGIATILQVWKNKFFGIGLPVVLGCTFTAVGPMIAIGGEYGVGAVYGSILVSGIFVIIISGVFGKLIPYFPPVVTGSVVTIIGITLIPVAMNNMAGGQGSESFGALPNLALALGTLLFIILLFRFFTGFIRSIAILLGLLLGTVAGAFMGMVDFTPVADASWFHMVKPFYFGTPTIEWTAVITMILVALVSLVESTGVYFALSDICEEKITEKDVARGYRAEGLAIVLGAIFNAFPYTTFSQNVGLIQLSGVKTKKVIYLTGAFLVLLGLVPKIGAFTTIIPTPVLGGAMVAMFGMVVAYGIKMLGRVDFAKQENLLIIACSVGMGLGVTVVPDIFAKLPQSVQILTDNGIVAGSVTAILLNIIFNVIPSKKPAVSSPIVEEKVS; from the coding sequence ATGAGCAGACAGCCATTTAAGTTAGTTTCCTTAAGTATTCAGCACGTATTAGCTATGTATGCTGGTGCCATTATCGTTCCGCTGATCGTGGGTGGAGCTTTAGGCATGACGATTGAACAGCTTACCTATTTAGTATCAGTTGATATTCTAATGTGCGGGATTGCTACGATCTTGCAAGTATGGAAAAATAAATTTTTCGGAATCGGCTTACCAGTTGTACTTGGCTGTACCTTTACAGCAGTCGGTCCAATGATTGCAATTGGCGGAGAATATGGGGTTGGAGCTGTATATGGCTCGATCTTGGTATCTGGGATATTCGTAATCATTATTTCTGGGGTATTCGGGAAACTTATTCCTTACTTCCCTCCGGTTGTTACAGGCTCTGTTGTTACGATTATTGGAATCACTTTAATCCCAGTTGCAATGAACAATATGGCAGGCGGCCAGGGAAGCGAAAGCTTTGGTGCACTTCCAAACCTTGCATTAGCTCTAGGAACTTTATTATTTATCATTCTGTTATTCCGGTTTTTCACTGGCTTCATTCGTTCTATTGCTATTTTACTTGGACTCTTACTCGGAACAGTTGCTGGTGCATTTATGGGGATGGTCGACTTTACCCCTGTTGCAGACGCATCTTGGTTCCATATGGTTAAACCGTTCTATTTTGGTACGCCAACAATCGAATGGACAGCTGTCATCACGATGATCCTAGTTGCACTTGTTAGTTTAGTAGAATCAACAGGCGTCTATTTTGCCTTAAGCGATATTTGTGAAGAAAAGATTACAGAGAAAGATGTAGCACGAGGCTATCGTGCTGAAGGATTAGCGATTGTATTAGGTGCCATTTTCAATGCATTTCCTTATACAACGTTCTCACAAAATGTTGGACTGATCCAGCTTTCAGGGGTCAAAACGAAGAAGGTTATTTATCTGACAGGTGCCTTCCTCGTACTTCTTGGCCTAGTTCCAAAAATTGGTGCATTTACAACCATTATCCCAACACCTGTTTTAGGCGGAGCGATGGTAGCTATGTTCGGAATGGTTGTTGCCTATGGAATTAAAATGTTAGGCCGCGTTGACTTTGCGAAACAAGAAAACCTATTAATTATTGCATGTTCAGTCGGAATGGGACTTGGAGTAACCGTAGTACCTGACATTTTCGCCAAACTGCCACAAAGTGTACAAATTTTGACTGATAATGGAATTGTAGCAGGCAGTGTGACAGCTATACTATTGAATATTATTTTTAATGTCATTCCTTCAAAAAAACCTGCAGTATCAAGTCCAATTGTTGAGGAAAAAGTTTCATAA
- a CDS encoding ABC transporter permease, whose protein sequence is MWKSIFTPKKEISKKLSLGAGLTTFLLFLIIWSVLTYGGFISPLFLPAPDKIVTTAISMFQEGDIIADIGISFSRVALGFLLAAAIGVPLGILMGSLRIAQAAFEPFIGFIRYMPASAFIPLFILWIGLGETEKMAVIFFGTFFQLTLMVMDVTKNVQNELIEVSYTLGVNKSQLFTKVILPASLPGIVDTLRITFGWAWTYLVVAEIVGASSGLGYMIMQASRFLNSEEIIVGILIIGLLGLLTDLIFKTIYRLSFGWMRKEG, encoded by the coding sequence ATGTGGAAATCAATTTTTACACCTAAGAAAGAAATATCAAAAAAACTATCTCTTGGAGCTGGTTTAACTACCTTTCTCCTTTTCTTAATCATCTGGTCCGTTTTGACATACGGCGGTTTCATAAGTCCATTATTCTTGCCAGCACCGGACAAAATCGTTACTACAGCTATTTCTATGTTCCAGGAGGGAGACATTATTGCAGATATCGGTATAAGTTTTTCCCGCGTTGCCCTTGGCTTTTTATTGGCAGCAGCGATCGGGGTTCCCCTCGGAATATTAATGGGCAGCCTTCGCATTGCCCAAGCTGCCTTTGAACCTTTTATTGGCTTTATCCGTTATATGCCTGCCTCAGCATTTATTCCTTTATTTATCCTCTGGATTGGACTAGGTGAAACTGAAAAAATGGCTGTTATCTTTTTTGGTACCTTCTTTCAGCTGACACTAATGGTGATGGATGTTACAAAAAATGTACAGAACGAATTAATCGAAGTTTCCTACACGTTAGGGGTTAACAAAAGCCAATTATTTACGAAGGTAATACTACCAGCCTCATTACCTGGTATTGTCGATACACTGCGGATCACGTTCGGCTGGGCCTGGACTTACCTAGTTGTGGCTGAAATTGTTGGCGCATCAAGCGGACTCGGCTATATGATTATGCAAGCCTCCCGTTTCTTAAATTCTGAAGAAATCATTGTCGGGATATTAATTATCGGTCTTTTGGGCTTACTAACCGATTTGATTTTCAAAACGATCTACCGCTTATCTTTTGGCTGGATGAGAAAGGAAGGATAA
- a CDS encoding xanthine phosphoribosyltransferase — MKLLQEKIRQNGKVLSESILKVDSFLNHQVDPQLMKAIGDEFYNRFRQDGITKVLTLESSGIAPAMMTALNFGVPFVFARKRKSLTLVDNLFTAEVYSFTKQETNTIAISKEYINREDKVLIIDDFLANGEAAFGLLELVKQAGAEAKGIGIVIEKAFQSGGKQLREQSIRVESLARISSLQNGRVEFLEEVNYEQTAI; from the coding sequence TTGAAACTGCTTCAAGAAAAGATTAGACAGAACGGGAAAGTGTTATCGGAATCGATTTTAAAAGTAGATTCCTTTCTTAATCACCAAGTGGATCCGCAGCTAATGAAGGCTATTGGGGATGAATTTTATAATCGTTTTCGTCAGGACGGAATTACGAAGGTTCTTACATTAGAATCATCCGGAATCGCACCTGCAATGATGACTGCCTTAAATTTCGGGGTTCCTTTCGTATTTGCACGAAAAAGAAAATCACTTACATTAGTCGATAATTTATTTACTGCAGAAGTATACTCTTTTACAAAGCAAGAAACGAATACGATTGCCATATCAAAGGAGTATATCAATCGTGAAGACAAAGTTCTAATTATAGATGATTTTCTTGCAAACGGAGAAGCAGCATTCGGCCTGCTTGAATTAGTTAAACAAGCTGGTGCTGAGGCAAAAGGGATCGGAATTGTCATTGAAAAGGCGTTCCAATCGGGCGGAAAACAGCTAAGAGAACAGTCTATTCGCGTTGAATCATTAGCGCGAATTAGCTCGTTACAAAACGGAAGGGTCGAATTTTTAGAGGAGGTAAACTATGAGCAGACAGCCATTTAA
- a CDS encoding SRPBCC family protein, which yields MVDVMTEIKIRCPLEKVSEYAANPDNAPEWYDNIHSAEWQTPKLLAVGSRIAFKAQFLRRELAYVYEVVEFIPGEKLVMSTANGPFPMETTYTWEAIDASTTLMTLRNKGNPTGFSKLMAPFMSTMMRQANKKDLKKIKEILEKRF from the coding sequence ATGGTAGACGTAATGACCGAAATAAAAATTCGGTGTCCGTTAGAAAAAGTTTCAGAATATGCCGCAAACCCTGATAATGCTCCAGAATGGTATGACAATATTCATTCAGCGGAATGGCAAACTCCCAAGCTGTTAGCGGTCGGTTCCCGAATTGCTTTCAAAGCCCAATTTTTAAGAAGAGAGCTTGCTTATGTGTATGAAGTTGTTGAGTTTATTCCTGGCGAAAAACTGGTTATGAGCACTGCAAATGGACCATTTCCGATGGAGACAACCTATACCTGGGAAGCCATTGATGCCTCTACTACTTTAATGACCTTGCGGAACAAAGGCAATCCGACCGGTTTTTCTAAATTAATGGCTCCGTTTATGTCCACTATGATGCGACAAGCCAACAAAAAGGACTTAAAGAAAATAAAGGAGATTCTTGAGAAAAGATTTTAG
- a CDS encoding zinc ribbon domain-containing protein translates to MICPNCSHESEGGKFCVKCGTQLPTASDETVSAQENQPVQATQQVSVTAEEYVSKPASSVQTSQYVEGAKKISKSYINTFLHVLKHPYAASVKAGEDQFINGIITIILYSLLIPFIIYFALKGVLGDLNDFGAELFGESMDINPPFADVVIKPFFAYAIFILLVAAFSFAAVKLMKVNASFKEVIARFASLLIPFVTILAVALILSLIKVSLFIYLLVFGLIGAIFLVPALVVTSYQKQSQEGLDKVYGILIAYVLTFIALRIMGEMLFDSLVSAFSSMFGGGFY, encoded by the coding sequence ATGATTTGTCCGAATTGTAGTCATGAAAGTGAGGGAGGCAAGTTTTGCGTTAAATGTGGGACTCAACTTCCAACAGCATCTGATGAGACTGTGAGTGCTCAGGAAAACCAGCCAGTACAAGCAACACAACAAGTCTCTGTAACTGCGGAAGAGTATGTATCTAAACCAGCTTCTAGCGTACAAACTAGCCAGTATGTAGAAGGTGCGAAAAAAATCTCGAAGTCTTACATCAATACTTTTCTCCACGTGCTAAAACACCCTTATGCAGCTTCTGTAAAGGCAGGAGAAGATCAGTTTATTAATGGAATTATTACAATTATTCTTTATTCATTACTGATTCCTTTCATCATTTACTTTGCCTTAAAAGGCGTACTAGGTGATCTAAATGATTTTGGTGCTGAGTTATTTGGCGAGTCAATGGATATTAATCCTCCATTTGCCGATGTAGTGATTAAGCCATTTTTTGCTTACGCTATTTTTATTTTACTTGTGGCTGCATTTTCATTCGCTGCCGTTAAATTAATGAAAGTAAATGCTAGTTTCAAAGAGGTGATCGCCCGCTTTGCTAGTCTTTTAATCCCATTTGTAACGATTCTTGCCGTAGCACTTATTTTATCTTTAATTAAAGTAAGCCTATTTATCTATTTATTAGTTTTCGGCTTAATCGGTGCCATTTTCTTAGTACCGGCTTTAGTAGTTACCAGCTATCAAAAGCAGTCTCAGGAAGGATTAGATAAGGTTTACGGTATTTTAATTGCTTACGTACTAACCTTTATTGCACTTCGAATTATGGGGGAAATGTTGTTTGACTCATTAGTAAGTGCCTTCTCGAGTATGTTTGGCGGCGGATTTTATTAA
- a CDS encoding iron-containing alcohol dehydrogenase family protein, whose translation MKVVTGPGQYVREANVLEKIGLYVKEFGQSALLIGGETALSVAKPKIIKSLETNELPLLEPIPFSGECSWSEINRLVEIVHKFKPDVLIGIGGGKALDTVKAVAYAVKLPLIAVPTIAATCAAATPISILYYDEGIFIEISRKAKAPNVVLVDMEIIQSAPYRFLVAGIGDTLAKWFESRASVQKVKPNARNQSAVRLANGIFQLLLEEGEAAIEAVKQGTENSSLEDVVDSIILISGSVSGYGGDDCRTAAAHAIYSGLTIFPEVHDTYHGEIVAYGILAQLCLEEKPIKEITDLISFYQKVKLPYQLLQMGIQTLSPEQWKQLGEVSVTIEDMANMPFVVTPSMVIKAIQQVEEIGKLVNVQ comes from the coding sequence ATGAAGGTTGTTACGGGGCCTGGACAGTATGTTCGAGAGGCGAATGTGCTTGAGAAAATCGGGCTGTATGTAAAGGAATTTGGACAATCCGCTTTATTAATTGGCGGAGAAACCGCTTTGTCTGTTGCAAAGCCAAAAATTATTAAAAGTCTAGAGACGAACGAGCTCCCCCTCCTCGAACCAATCCCTTTTAGCGGTGAGTGTTCATGGAGTGAAATCAATAGATTAGTAGAAATAGTACACAAGTTCAAGCCCGATGTTCTGATTGGTATTGGCGGCGGGAAAGCTTTAGATACAGTAAAAGCTGTTGCTTATGCAGTAAAGCTTCCTTTAATTGCAGTTCCTACGATTGCTGCAACCTGTGCTGCCGCGACTCCAATTTCCATTCTTTACTATGACGAGGGAATCTTTATTGAAATCAGCCGTAAAGCGAAAGCACCCAATGTGGTCCTTGTCGATATGGAAATCATTCAATCGGCTCCTTACCGCTTTTTGGTTGCGGGCATCGGCGATACGTTAGCAAAATGGTTTGAATCAAGGGCATCTGTGCAAAAAGTAAAGCCCAATGCACGAAACCAAAGTGCAGTAAGGCTCGCTAACGGAATCTTTCAATTACTTTTAGAAGAGGGGGAAGCAGCAATTGAAGCTGTTAAGCAAGGAACGGAAAATTCCTCCCTTGAAGATGTAGTCGATAGCATTATTCTCATAAGCGGAAGCGTTAGCGGTTATGGCGGCGATGACTGCCGAACTGCAGCTGCCCACGCGATTTATTCCGGATTAACGATTTTCCCTGAAGTCCACGATACGTACCACGGTGAAATAGTGGCTTACGGAATTTTGGCACAGCTATGTCTTGAAGAAAAACCGATAAAAGAGATTACGGATCTTATTTCTTTTTACCAAAAAGTTAAATTGCCTTATCAGCTATTACAAATGGGTATTCAAACCCTTTCACCCGAACAGTGGAAGCAGCTAGGTGAAGTATCTGTCACAATCGAAGATATGGCGAATATGCCATTTGTGGTGACCCCTTCCATGGTTATAAAAGCAATTCAGCAAGTTGAGGAAATTGGGAAGTTGGTGAACGTACAGTGA